Proteins found in one Phycisphaerae bacterium genomic segment:
- the aqpZ gene encoding aquaporin Z, which translates to MKPIGAEFFGTFWLVLGGCGSAVLAAAFPNVGIGLLGVSLAFGLTVLTMAFAIGHISGCHLNPAVSVGLCVGGRFPAAKLVPYILAQVLGAIAAGGVLFFIASGKKGFDLSGGFASNGFGEHSPGGYSLYACLVCEIVMTMMFLLIILGSTDKKAPPGFAPIAIGLGLTLIHLISIPVTNTSVNPARSTGVAVFMGSWAVAQLWLFWVAPIAGAILGALIYRVLQTKDN; encoded by the coding sequence GCTGGTGCTCGGTGGCTGCGGGAGCGCCGTGCTGGCCGCCGCATTCCCCAACGTCGGCATCGGACTGCTCGGCGTGTCCCTCGCCTTCGGCCTGACCGTCCTCACCATGGCCTTCGCCATCGGGCATATCTCCGGCTGCCATCTTAACCCCGCAGTCTCCGTCGGCTTGTGCGTCGGCGGCCGCTTCCCGGCCGCCAAACTCGTCCCCTACATCCTCGCCCAGGTCCTCGGGGCCATCGCCGCCGGCGGAGTCCTGTTCTTCATCGCCAGCGGCAAAAAGGGCTTCGACCTGTCCGGCGGATTCGCGTCCAACGGATTCGGCGAACATTCCCCCGGCGGCTACTCCCTCTATGCCTGCCTGGTCTGCGAAATCGTCATGACCATGATGTTCCTCCTCATCATCCTCGGATCCACCGACAAAAAAGCCCCCCCAGGCTTCGCCCCCATCGCCATCGGCCTCGGCCTCACCCTCATCCACCTGATCAGCATTCCCGTCACCAACACATCAGTCAACCCGGCCAGAAGCACCGGCGTGGCCGTATTCATGGGCAGCTGGGCTGTCGCCCAACTGTGGCTGTTCTGGGTGGCACCCATCGCCGGGGCCATCCTCGGAGCACTGATCTACCGCGTGCTCCAAACCAAGGACAACTGA